A window of Chryseobacterium aquaeductus genomic DNA:
TATAAACATGTCTGTTGATAATATTATGCTGCTTGAATGACTTAAAATTAAGTAGCCGGTCACCAATTTCAAAGAATTTAATTACATTTCTTCTTCCGTCACCTATGATAGTTCCGCTATTTTTAAAATTTTTTATTGTCAGGATAATTTCTTCATTATACTGAGAAAATTCATTTGCAAAAAACACCTTCATCTTTAATTTATTTAACCTAACATTATCTTTTTTCTAAAATCACGTCAATTAAACGCAATATCGTATCGTTATCAGTGTGGTTGGTATTTACCGAAAAACTCTCGCCATTGTAGGGTGCGTATACCTCTTCAGAGCTCACAGAAAACAGCCCGACTGTGGGAACTCCGGAAGCACTTGCTAAATGCATCACTCCGTTATCTGCTGCAATAAAAAGAGAAACATTATTGAGAAATCCTCCCATTTCTCGAATGTCTTTACTGTAAAAATGTGGAATTTTGAAATTAAGCTTTGATACATTTTCTACAGGTAACAACTCGACAATATTGTAATTCGGGAAATTATGTTTTAATTGGTCATAAAATTCTTCCCACCACTCTTCAGAATAGCATTTTTCACCTGTTGCATTGGTAAAAAGACAAATTGTATTTTTGCTGTTTTGAACCAGATTATGCAATTTTTCTTTACCTGCTAAAATCTCACTTTGATCCAATTTAAGATCTAACTCAGGAATTGCTGCAGTAATATCTTCAGAACCTATTTTTATTAAATAATCTCTAAGATTATAGATCGAATTTTTTGCCAGATGCCTGTAATCAGAATACTTGCCACTTAAATCTTCGTTAAAATCACTAAAAACTTTGTACTGTGAACGGGCTAACGAAGTTGACAATCTACCTGACGACGATCCTGTAGTTGAGTTGATAACAAGATCATATTTTCTGGACTTCAATAATGCCCAGCCTCTCAGATACTGAAATAGATTATTAAAAGGTCTTTTAGGGAGCTGGATAATTCGATCGATATAACTATAGTTTTTAAAAATTGAAGGTGAAACTCCACCTTTAACGAAAAGATCTATTTTACTATTCGGAAAAAGAGCATGAACCTCCTGAATAAGAGGTGTAATAATCATCAGATTTCCTAAACGATGATTAGGTCTGGTAATTAATACCTTTCTGACTACTAAATCTTTATAGTTACCTGTTACCAAATGTGACTTACCAATATTTTTAGTAAGATTTCGCATTACAGACCGCCTGACAGCATTGATATTTTTTTTAGAAACTTTCATGTAATATACAAAGTGACTCCACTCGAATTAAGAAAAAAAAGAATAGTGCGTCTAACTTTTTTTAAAATTTTGTCGAAATTAACTATATTTTTTAAATTGAAAATAATTCATTCATAGTATTTTTCAATTGCTGTTATTTAAACATAAAAGCAATCAATTTAATAAATATCAACAATAATTAGATTATTTTTAAGTAATTCAAATCTATAAATTGTTGATTTATTCTTAAAAACTTTAATGCTCATCTATTTGTAACCATTATTTTCAAAAATTTTTTCTCTTGATTATAACTTGGCTTTGTTTTTGCGCAGCAACGATATGAAAACGATTTTTATAGTAGAAGATGAGACAGGCATCAGAGATGCATTGCAGTTACTCCTGTCATTTGAAGATTATGATGTACGTTCTTTTTCAAACGCGAAAACCTTCAACGAAAGAGACAAAACTGTAGTTCCCGATGTTTTTATATTAGATGTCATGCTGCCAGACGGATCTGGAACAGATTTATGTAATCAAATAAAACAAGCCCCGGAAACCGCAAATGTACCTGTAATAATTATCAGTGCTCATGCAAAATCTGAGAACGTTATCAATGCGTGTAAAGCTGATGAATTTATCGCTAAACCTTTTGATATTGATGATGTACTTGTGAAAATTGAAAATCTGACCAACTAGTATTCGTTACTAAAACTTTTATAAACCAATAATTATCAAATAAATGTGCTCCTTTGTCTTTTGATTTAGGAGTTTCTTATAATAATCTTAATCATTTTAATCTGCAAGCTCAGAATGAAAAAAATATGGACTGCCTTTTTTGTAGGAACTTCAGCAGCTGTCATTGCCATTTATCTTTCAGGCTATGAATATATATTTAGAGCGGTTGCGATTAATCTAAAAAAAGGAGCTTTGACGCCATCCACCGATGACGAAGAAAAATTTCCTTCTTTAGAAGTTCATCATGCAAATCCTACATCATGGGAAAAGCATAATTTATATAACAAACATGAACTATCAGATTGTATTTTGAAAGATTTGAAGAAAACACGAGCATCTTCACTGATTGTTATAAGTGATCATAAAATAATCCATGAGCAATACTGGAAAGACCACTCGACTTCTTCATTGATGAATTCTTTTTCTATGGCAAAAGGTATCCTCTGTATTTTGGTAGGTTTTGCCATAGATGACGGTTATCTTGAATCTGAAGATCAATTGATTTCGACCTTATTTCCATCATATCAAAACAGCCGATACGGGAAATTTCTTCGTATTCGACATTTAATGACTATGCAGGCAGGATTTGATTGGGAGGAAGAATATCATCATCCTTTTGCGGAAAATTCTAAACAGTATTTTGTAGATGATCTGGCGAAGCAGGCTTTCAATATTGATCTGAAAGCAATGCCTGGAGAGCATTATGAATATCAAAGTGTTGCAGCGCAAATTTTGGGACTTGCCCTGCGCGAGGCAATCGGTAAAAATCTTTCATCTTATCTGTCAGAAAAGCTATGGAAACCTTTAGGCATGGAGCATTCTGCAAAATGGAGCACCGATGAAAAAGGAATTGAAAAATCTTTTTGCTGCATTCATGCAAGTGCAAGAGATTTTGCAAAGATCGGTCAATTCATAATGCAGAATGGAAACTGGGAAGGAAAACAACTTCTCAATAAGGATTTTTGTAAAAAACTACTGACTCCAACCAAAGAAAATGACGCGTTTTGTTTTAATATCTGGGCAGATAAAACAAGCTCTATAAAACATTGGTCTTTCTACGGTTTTTTAGGTCAGTTCATTATCATGATCCCAGAAAAAAAAATGGTCGTTGTAAAAACAGGATTGTATAATCGTCTCGATGTTGATGAAAAAAAGAGACCTCTACAGGTAAAACTTCTTGTTGATGAGATAAGTAATATCTTTTAATCTCAATATTGTAACCAAAAAATTAATCCTGAAAGTCTGACTTTCAGGATTTTAATTTATTTTCAGTAGAAAATAATTGATTAAGATTTTGCTAAATCGTTAGTCAACTCTTTTTTCTAAGCTTTGAAATTTAGCGTAAGAAGATTTCAATTGCTCCAGCTGATCTGCAACTACAACTGTACTTTGAGGGCACAATTTATCGCTTTGCAATGCTTCCTGATAAGCTGCTATTGCCGATTTTTCTCCAAATACTACATTTTCTAAAGTCGATTCTGTATGATCACCGGTAAATGCATTTTTCACATCAATCCATGTTCTGTGGATTGCTCCGGCAGCTGTTGAGGTATCGTCTGGTTCTCCACCACGCTCTGTGATTAATCCGATCAGATCCGCTTTCATTTCTTGAGATTCTCTGACCATTTGATCATAATCTCCTTTTAAAGGTGAATGTGTTTCCCAGACTTTGTCTTCAACTTTGCTAAAACCTTGAATTCTGTCGTTGGTAATGTTGAGTAAATCATTTAATACTGATACTGTTTTAGTACTGTCCATAATAATATTTTAAATTAGTGTACCAAACTCTTTGCAACAGCCGTACCAAATAAGCTCCATTATTGTTAAATTTTTATTTAAAAATAATTTAGTAAAAGAACAGCAAACAATGAAGTAATGGTTTCAAGAAATTACGTTTCCAAGCATTTTTTATCGTACATCTGTGACTGAAATCATATTAAAAAAAGTTTTTTATAAATATGAAGCAACAATTAAGGTACGTATTTTGACATTGGAATATTATTCAATAATTTATAATATCATGTCTACCATTGAGTCTAAAACAATTGCTTTAATTGGCGGCGGTCCTGCTGCATTATTCTTTTTAAAACATTTAATATCTAAAAATATCACACCACAAAAAGTGTATATTTTTGAAAAAAACGAACATTTGGGTATGGGAATGCCTTATGGAACCTCAGGTTCGGGTCCGGAACATGTTGCTAATGTATCTGCAAACGAAATTCCAGCATTGCTGAATGATATAGAAGAATTTTTGCAGCATCATTCTATAGAGGGCTTTGACGAGTATGTGAATCAAGGTAAAATCAATAGAGATCAAGTAATTCCGAGGTTAGTTTTGGGGAAATATCTTGAAAATCAATTTAAATTGTACATCAAAAAAGCTCATAAATTAGGGATTGATGTGATAAGTAAAACCAGAACAAAAGTTCTCGACATCAAAATGACTCATTCAGATTCTTACAATGTGATAACTGATCAGGAAGAGAAATATGAGGCAGATATTGTATTACTGAGCACCGGACATCAGTGGCTAAAATCTTTTGAAGGAAAGCATAAAGGTTGGTATGATTCACCATATCCTCCTTCTAAATTTAATTCTCCGACCAATCATTCTGTAGCCGTGAAAGGTGCTTCACTCACTGCAGTTGATATTATCCGTACGCTTTCTCGTCTCAACGGATCGTTTACGAAAAATAATAATGACAAAATACAATACACTTTGCATCCACATTCCGAAAATTTTAAGATTGATCTCTATTCACTGAGTGGTTTGTTGCCTGCATTGAGATTCCATTCTGAGGATGAGGCCTACTCTACCGATTGGAAAATGAGCTTGAAAGAAATCTATGAATACAAAAAAAATCATGATGGTTTTGTAGATCTTGATTATGTATTTTCCAAAAATTTCAAATCTGTTTTGCAAAAGAAAGATCAGGAATTTTATAATGAAATTAAAGATTTGAGTATCGAAGAATTTGTAGATAAAATGATGAAGCTCCGTAAAGAACTGGACAGTTTTGAGCTTTTAAAGGCTGAATATACAGAAGCCGAAAAATCAATCAGAAGAAAACAATCAATCACCTGGAAAGAAGCATTAACGTCTTTCAGCTATGCCATGAACTATCCCGCAAAACATTTTTCGGCGGAGGATATGCTGAGACTAAATAAGACATTGATGCCTCTGATATCTATTATCATTGCAGCGTTACCTCAATCATCTTACAATGAAATTATTGCATTATATGATGCAGGTGTCATCAATCTTTATAATGTGGATAAAAAAAGCACTGTAGAACCAAATGGTGAAGAAGGTGCAATCTATCGATACCACGATCAGGAAGGTGTTTCAAAAGAATACGAGTACAAAATGTATGTGGATGCGACCGGTCAAAGAGCAATGAATTTTAATGATCTTCCATTTGAAGGTTTAAAACAAGAAGGTGCTGTAAGTACTGGTTATCTCAATTTTAAAAATGCCGAAAAAGCAATCGAACTGAAGAATGAAGAAAACAATAAGATTAAAGAAGGAACAAACGGAAATTTTTACCTTCAGGTAAACGGTCTGAGCATTAATGATAATTTTCAGGCACTTGATTCTTACGGAAACGCACAAAAAAACCTTTACATCATGTCTGTCGCTTACATCGGCGGACTCAATCCAGATTATTCAGGATTAGATTTTTGTGACACCGCCGCAGAAACCATAATCGAATCTTTGTTGCAACCTAGCTATTCTACTATGTGAATAAATTAAATTTAATGTGGCAGAAAATAAATTGGTATGCTTTTTACCTTCGCTAAATTTATTATTAATATTGATCAGTCAAAATGAAATTCGTGTTGTAAAAACGTTGTAATTTTTCCAAACCTTCGATCAGAAGTTCTCTCGGGCAAGCAATATTGATTCTTAGAAAACCTTCGCCAGCTCCGCCGTACATTGTTCCGGGGTTTAGCCATAGTTTTTCTTCTTCCAAAAGAATTTCAGTTAATTCTTTGGAAGATATTTTTAAAGATTTGCAATCCAGCCAAACCAAATAAGTTGCTTCTAAAGGAATGACTTTTATTCCTGGTAAATTTTGTTCGAAAAATTTTAGGAGATATTGATAGTTGTCATAAAGATAGATTTTCAGTTCGTCCAGCCATTCTTTGCCCTGCGTGTATGCAGCAATTAAAGCTTCTGCAGCAATTGGATTTGGGTAATTTGTTTCCTGAATTTCAAACGTTTTCTGGAGATTTTTCAGAGCTTCTTTATTTTCAGAAATGATATAAGAAATCGGCAAACCGGAAAGATTAAACGTTTTACAAGGCGATCCACAGGTGAATGAAATAAGATCAAAACTTTCAGCAACAGATGCAAACGGAATGTGTTTGTGACCTTCAAAAACCAAATCAGCGTGAATTTTATCTGAAACAACGATCACCTGATTTTTGGAGCAAATTTCTGCAATCTTTTCCAGCTCATCTCTTTTCCAGACTCTTCCGACAGGATTATGAGGATTACAAAGCAAAAGCAATTTGGTTTTGGGATCTGATGCTTTTCTTTCAAGGTCATCAATATCGATTGCATAAATTCCGTTTTGATAGATCAGATTATTCTCTGTCATTCCGAACTCACAATTTTCCAGAAGCGTGTAAAAATGATTATAAACCGGTGGCTGAATAATAATATTTTCACCTGATTTAACAAAAGTTCTCAGAATTGCAGAAAGTGTCGGGATCATTCCCGGACCAGTCAAAATAGAATCTTTTTCAATGTTAAAATGATGAATTTCTTTCCACCAATTGATAATCGATTCAAAGAAATCGGCGGGAATATTGCTGTATCCAAAAACGCCGTGCGATAATTTTTTTAAGATTGCTTCTGTGATTTCCGGCGCTGTTTTAAAATCCATATCTGCCACCCACATTGGTAAAACGGACTGATCCTTTGCGAGATTCCATTTTACAGAATTTGTTCCTCGCCTGTCAATAATCTCATCAAAATTATATTTATTTGCCATTTGTTTTTATTTTGAATCGAGATATTTTTTAAGATCAGAAATACTTTTTATACTTAATTCGTCTGCCTGTTTTTTTCGCATCATCAAAGCATAAGAATTATTAAATCCAAGAGGTTTCAACCATTGAATTCCGTATTGTTTTCTAAATTCTGAATCTACGAATTTATAGGTTTTATCAGCATTTTGAGAAACATTTTTGATCGATTGTTCCGTAGGTTTTAATAAAACTAAAAGTCCGGTTCCTGTATATTCAGGATAAAAATCGATTGAATCATTCATCAAAGCATCAAAGCAAATTTTCGTTCCTCCCAATCCTGTTTTGGTTTCCACTTTGTAATTGGTGTAGCCTTCGATCAGCATTTTATAAATTTCTGTGAGAATGTATTGTTCACCAAAAATCTTTGACCCAATCCTGATCGTACCAGAGTTTTCCTTTCTTGGATTTTTATATAATTGAGTTTTAATCAGAAAATCCTTAGCAATTTTTTCAGGCGTTTGATTGAGATAGTCTGATCGGTAATTGAGATCTGTCATTATCGAATCATTAAATTTCCCTGAAAGTAAATTTAAAGTTGCTTCCAATTCCGGAAACTTCACCAATGTTTTTGTTTTAATAATTGGGGCTGCAAAATATGGAGGAAATATTTTCTGATCATCTTCCAAAACGTACAGATCAAATGCTTTTATACGTCCGTCCGTAGAATATCCGCTGATCAAATCCAGTTCACCTTCATAAGCTGCTTTATACATCACGGCATCATTCACCACTTTAGGATTGACATTGAGTCCATAAACAGAGCGCAAACCAATATCTCCATCCTGTCTTCCCATAAACTCTGGCGTAAAACCGGCTTTCAGTTTACTTTCTGAAACGGAAGTCAATAAATATGTAATTCCGACGCCGATTAATATTGCTGGAATAATATATTTTAATTTATTTAAAAACTGATAACCAGATCTTTGCAAAAGCGCAATCGTTTGATCCAACAAAATGGCCAATAACGCTGCAGGAATGGCACCTGCCAAAATCATATTGGTATTATTTAACGAAATTCCGCCAAAAATAAATTCTCCCAAACCGCCTGCTGCAACAAACGACGCCAGTGTCGCAACGCCGACATTAATAACTGCTGCTGTTCGCACTCCGGCAATGATAACGGGCATCGCTAAAGGAAGCTCAACTTTGAAAAGCAGTTGTTTCCGGCTCATTCCCATTGCTTTAGCAGCTTCAATCACGGATGAATTAACGCCTGAAATTCCGGTAAAAGTATTTCGAATAATCGGTAAAAGTGCATAAATCAGCAATGCCACAATCGCCGGAGTCGCGCCAATTCCAAAAGCCGGAATCATAAAACCTAACAAAGCAATACTCGGAATGGTCTGTAAAATTCCTGCGAAACCAAGAATGGGACTTGAAAGTTTTCTTTTTCGGGAAATCAGAATTCCTAAAGGCACACCAACTATAATGGCTAAAAACAACGACAGAAAAGTGAGCCCCAGATGTTGAACAACCTGGGTCAGTAATTTTTCGTGTTGTTCGATGACGAACTGCAAGAGGCTTTGCTGCGTCATACGATTTGTAATTTTCGATAGTCGTTAAAAGCTTTAATCACCGTTTCGTACGAATCTGTGTTTTTATGATCTGAACTTAATGTTTGCAAAGCATTCCAAACGCTTGTATCTTCATTAAAATTATAAACTTTTGAATTAAAAGACGGAAGCACATCATTCAATTTTGCCACTTTGTACTCCAGCAGCAATCTGTTTTCAGAAAAAAACTCTTTTACAAAATCATTTACAGGTTGATAAAGCATTTCTTTTGGCGTTCCCGTCTGTACAATTTTTCCTTTATCCATCAAACAAATTCGATGTCCGAGCTCAAAAGCTTCCTGAACGTCGTGTGTTACCAGAATTATTGTTTTATTTTTAAGTTCTTCCAAAGATTTGAATTCTGAATGAATATCGGCTTTCGTAATATTGTCCAAAGCTCCGAAAGGTTCATCCATCAGTAAAATCGGCGGATTGGCAATTAATGCTCTCGCAATGCCTACTCTTTGCTGTTGACCGCCACTTAATTCGTTGGGGAAACGGGAAAGTACATCTTCTGAAAGATGAAGTTTATGTAAAAGTTCTTCAGTTCTTGTTTGAATCTTTTTTTTGTCCCATTTTAATAATTCGGGGACGACAGCGATGTTTTGTCTGATCGTATAATGGGGAAATAATCCGGAATGCTGCATTACAAAACCGATTCCCATCCTGAGTTCTTCAACTTTCTGATGACGAATATTTTTACCATCAATCAAAATATTTCCCGAATCGGATTCTATCAATCGGTTGATCATCTTCAACGTGGTTGTTTTTCCGCATCCGCTTGTTCCCAAAAGCACTAAAATTTCCTGGTCATTTGCCTGAAAAGAAATATCATCAACTGCTGCTTTTCCGTTAAAATGTTTTGAAACCGATTCTACTGTAATCATCGAAAATTATTGAGCAAGTCTGATTCCTGTAAACTGCCATTTCAAACCAGTTTGGAAGAAATTACGATAAGTATTTCTGCTGTGTCCGGTCGGTGTGGCTTCTGAAGCACCACGCAAAACTGTCTGATTTACCATAAATTTACCGTTGTATTCTCCGACTGCTCCGGCTTCTTTTTTGAAATTAGGATATGGTAAGTAAGCAGAATTGGTCCATTCCCAACGGTTTCCCCACTCAAAATGATTTGAGGCAACTTCCCACTCTGCTTCGGTTGGCAAACGCATTCCTTTCCAGGATGCAAAAGCTGAGGCTTCGTAGAAATTGATGTGACACAACGAGTCATTTAGATCTAATTCAATCAGACCGTTCAAAGTGTAATTCATCCATTTTCCGTCAATCAAGTGCCAATATAATGGAGATTTTGCCTCATTTTGCTTCACCCAATCCCAACCTTCTGCGTGCCAGTGCCTGAAATCTTCATAACCACCAGCTTGCATAAATTCTAAATATTCTCCATTTGAAACTAAACGGTCGGCGATTTTAAAATCATTTAAATACACTTTATGTCTTCCCAATTCGTTATCGAAACAAAAACCTTTTCCTTTAAAACCAATTTCGTAAACACCTTCAGAAAAGCTGATCATTTCAACATTTTCTGAAAATTGTTTGGGCGAAACTTCATTTTTTTTATAAGCCGGAAATAATGGATTGTGTCCTAAAATATATTTAATATCCGTCAATAATAATTCCTGATGTTGCTGTTCGTGATTGAGACCCAATTCCAACAAAGGTTTAATTTCTTCCGTTAAAAATTCACTCTCAAGAAAAGAATTCATTTGTTCATCAACGTATTTTCGATATTTGTAAATATCGGAAACTGACGGACGACTGAGATTTCCTCGATCTGTACGGATTACTCTTGCGCCAATCGTTTCATAATAACTATTGAAAACAAAATTGTATTGAGAATTGAAGACTTGATAACCAGGAAAATTGGGTTCCAAAATAAAGGTCTCGAAAAACCAAGTCGTGTGACCGAGGTGCCATTTGGGCGGACTTACGTCAACGATCGGCTGAACAACGTAGTCCTCAATTTCCAAAGGTTCACAAATTAAAACGGAATGATTTCTAATTTCAGAATATCGTTTTGCCCAATTTGTAACAGTGATTTTATCAGTATTAAGAGTAGGATTTGTATTCATCTCATTCATTTTTTAAATTATACAACCTGCCAAACAGAATCTACGAACCAGTTTTTTGAATCCCTGATCTCACCCAGAACGTGGAATTTTGAATCTTTTGCCAGTTGATCGATATCGTGATCTGAAAATTTCTGAGAGATTTCCATATCAATCAATTCATTTTCTTCAAAGTTAAAGACTTCGTTGCCAATATGCACATTTTGTTCTGTCAAACTCACAAGATAGCTTTTGCAGGCACCTGAAACCGGATCGTAGGTTTGATAATGCTGAAAATTTAAGACATCAAAATCTGCCTCCAGCTCGCGGTTAATCCTTACGAGAAGATTTAAGTTAAATGATGATGTAATTCCTGCCTTATCATTATAAGCGTTTAAAATAGTGTGCGGATTTTTCTTAAGATCAAAACCAATAATCAGTATATCTCCCGGATTTAGTTTTCTTCTAAGTTCCCTGCAGAAATGATGAGATTCCTCCACATCCATATTACCGATATTCCCACCAAGGAAAAGAACTACTTTTCGTCTTTGCGAAATTGAAGTCGCTTTATCGAGCATATCAAAATATTCTCCTTTTAATGTGATGATTTCCAGTTCGGGAATTTCATTATTCAGTTTTTGATTCAATTCTGAAAGTATATTTCCCGAAATATCAATCGGCATATAGTTGAAGTCAATGCCTTTATCGACCAAATGTTTCAAAAGATAAGACGATTTCATCGCGTCTCCTGCTCCTAATTCGATCAGATCAAAAGGTGCATCATTCAATAAGATTGTTTCTGCTAATTCCTGAGTTTTGTTTTTGAATATGTCTAACTCACAATCGGTCAGGTAATATTCAGGCATTGCCATAATCTGTTGGAAAAGTGCATCGCCAGTTTTATCGTAAAAATACTTTGAATGTAGTTTTTTCGGAGTGCTTCCTAAGCCTTCTAAAATTTCTTTGCGAAAAGTATCTGTATAATTTTCGTGTTTTATTTGTAAAACCTCTGCTGACTGTGAATTCATATATGTGAGTTTGATTGTGCAATGACTACAACAATTTTGCCACCGATAATGATAATTAAAAAATTCTTACAAAAACCTAAAATTAAAAATGAATCTTTGCATTAACCTGAAAATTCAATTTGAAATTTTGCAGTTTATTATTAAGAAAGATTTATAAAAAATTCTATAAAAAAATGACTATTAGCCTAAATCAATCAGAAATTGATAGAGATCTTCATCCGGCAAAAGATTTAGTTTTTTGCGTAATCTGGATCTGCTTACATTAATACTGGAAGGCAATACCTGTAAAATATCTGCCATTTCCCGGGAGGTGAGACCAATCCGTAAATAAGCACACAATCGTAAATCATAAATTGAAAGATTAGGAAAACGCTTTTTCATGTTCTTAAAAAACTCCTGATGCAGATCGTCCATTTGTATTTCAAAAGTATTGTCTTCCGTTTCCAGATAGGTTTTTAGAAGTCTTCTCATTTCTCCCAAACGAATTTTTAAGACATTGGGATTATTCTCAAGTTCAACAATTTTTTCGCTGAGTGTGTATAAA
This region includes:
- a CDS encoding L-histidine N(alpha)-methyltransferase, which translates into the protein MNSQSAEVLQIKHENYTDTFRKEILEGLGSTPKKLHSKYFYDKTGDALFQQIMAMPEYYLTDCELDIFKNKTQELAETILLNDAPFDLIELGAGDAMKSSYLLKHLVDKGIDFNYMPIDISGNILSELNQKLNNEIPELEIITLKGEYFDMLDKATSISQRRKVVLFLGGNIGNMDVEESHHFCRELRRKLNPGDILIIGFDLKKNPHTILNAYNDKAGITSSFNLNLLVRINRELEADFDVLNFQHYQTYDPVSGACKSYLVSLTEQNVHIGNEVFNFEENELIDMEISQKFSDHDIDQLAKDSKFHVLGEIRDSKNWFVDSVWQVV